A stretch of the Polyangiaceae bacterium genome encodes the following:
- a CDS encoding YfiR family protein → MGATAALGLPGAARADEVTVPVPLQIELLAKVAAYDKNLPARAGSKARVVVLSKSKDGDSERIAEQAKKELQKKDTIAGLPAEVTSLGYSDAKDLVKHIKSKHIAVVYLAPGFSGGELGTLAKALEGVSVLTVGAVPKQVAGGVVLGFDLVGGKPKLLVHLKQAKKQDVELSSKVLKLVKVVG, encoded by the coding sequence GTGGGCGCCACGGCGGCGTTGGGCCTCCCGGGCGCCGCGCGCGCCGACGAGGTCACCGTCCCGGTACCGCTCCAGATCGAGCTGCTCGCGAAGGTCGCGGCCTATGACAAGAACCTCCCGGCCCGGGCCGGCAGCAAGGCGCGCGTGGTCGTCTTGAGCAAGTCCAAGGACGGCGACTCCGAGCGCATCGCCGAGCAGGCGAAGAAGGAGCTGCAGAAGAAGGACACCATCGCGGGCCTGCCCGCGGAGGTCACGTCGCTGGGCTACAGCGACGCCAAGGATCTGGTGAAGCACATCAAGAGCAAGCACATCGCGGTCGTCTACCTGGCTCCGGGGTTCTCCGGCGGCGAGCTCGGTACGCTGGCCAAGGCGCTCGAAGGCGTGAGCGTGCTGACCGTGGGTGCGGTGCCCAAGCAGGTAGCCGGCGGTGTCGTGCTCGGCTTCGACCTGGTGGGAGGCAAGCCGAAGCTGCTCGTTCACCTCAAGCAGGCGAAGAAGCAAGACGTCGAGCTCAGCAGCAAGGTGCTCAAGCTCGTGAAGGTGGTGGGATGA
- a CDS encoding Hpt domain-containing protein: protein MRDGRRDSAEAPPSSGAPRRPAAERGFLSVGTKLGVAVVLVVTVASAVVFFRVSQRERDSLVESKRVAADMVADLFAASLGAPLDFGDKEAVEAELGHLVQNKDVSFVSVWQAGQDTPFAERVAGGPRPQGSTERAPERTRVHPTFVEVARNVAGGEGRPVGTTVIHFSLDRENAAYEVNRQRILWLCLLLALGTMTVLLLVSRVSVVGPIDALLSAVRRVERGQRGAEVRVFANDEIGRLARAFESMRTAIFDREERLAEANANLRELFDHMRQAIVVFDEQGTVTGTQSRQAAVIFGEGAASQQHARDLLYPGVGDWDPERRAFEEWLTLAFEVTPEGWDELLSLAPREVRLSGGAGERVLSLDFQPVVRDGAIHRVMLLATDVTEQFRLEREVHEQGERHARQLATLRRLVSGGGQLFVAFLGSARQRLERAKSLLAPGPTPLARLDDAFQTIHTLKGEAASFEMTEITGLLEGVESRLSSLREQARDAPSRQAELDGDLGSALDGVEKLLNESEELFIAASPSGRAALEQVTVRRSDLDALSAIAQKQGGELELISERLRACSVGEHVGPLIERAPAWAEAIGKRARLELEGRETRIPEALGRVLPGVVTHLVKNAIAHGIERPEQRRAGDKLEVGTVGIIATVASDRPRIEVWDDGRGVEKNPVLAQAVAKGDKLSVETANDGSFRVDGANTSDDALSGRGMGLAAVVRELEAVGYHLLVEAREPCGTRFILAPGNSQPPGARA from the coding sequence ATGAGGGACGGGCGACGAGACTCCGCCGAGGCGCCTCCCTCCTCGGGCGCCCCGCGCCGGCCGGCCGCGGAGCGCGGTTTCCTCTCGGTCGGCACCAAGCTCGGTGTCGCGGTCGTGCTGGTGGTCACGGTCGCGAGCGCGGTCGTCTTCTTCCGAGTCAGCCAGCGCGAGCGCGACTCGCTGGTGGAGAGCAAGCGCGTCGCCGCGGACATGGTCGCGGACTTGTTCGCGGCCTCGCTGGGGGCGCCGCTCGACTTCGGGGACAAGGAAGCCGTCGAGGCCGAGCTGGGGCACCTGGTGCAGAACAAGGACGTCAGCTTCGTCTCCGTCTGGCAGGCAGGACAGGACACGCCTTTCGCGGAGAGGGTCGCCGGTGGTCCGCGCCCGCAGGGCAGCACCGAACGCGCACCCGAGCGCACCCGCGTTCACCCGACCTTCGTCGAGGTCGCCCGCAACGTGGCGGGCGGCGAAGGGAGGCCGGTCGGCACCACGGTGATCCACTTCTCGCTGGACCGGGAGAACGCCGCCTACGAGGTGAACCGACAGCGCATCTTGTGGCTCTGTCTGCTCTTGGCGCTCGGCACCATGACGGTCCTCCTCTTGGTGAGTCGAGTCTCGGTGGTGGGTCCCATCGACGCGCTGCTGAGCGCCGTCCGCCGAGTCGAGCGAGGGCAGCGCGGAGCCGAGGTCCGCGTCTTCGCCAACGACGAGATCGGACGTTTGGCCCGCGCGTTCGAGTCGATGCGGACTGCGATCTTCGATCGTGAGGAGCGCCTGGCCGAAGCGAACGCCAACCTGCGCGAGTTGTTCGACCACATGCGCCAGGCCATCGTCGTCTTCGACGAGCAGGGCACGGTCACCGGCACTCAGTCGCGGCAGGCCGCGGTCATCTTCGGCGAGGGCGCGGCGAGCCAGCAACACGCCCGTGACCTGCTCTACCCGGGAGTAGGCGATTGGGACCCGGAGCGGCGCGCGTTCGAGGAGTGGCTGACCCTGGCCTTCGAGGTGACGCCGGAGGGCTGGGACGAGCTCCTGTCGCTGGCGCCGCGCGAGGTGCGCCTCTCGGGTGGCGCGGGCGAGCGCGTGCTGTCGTTGGACTTCCAGCCGGTGGTGCGCGACGGGGCGATCCACCGCGTGATGCTCCTGGCCACCGACGTCACCGAGCAGTTTCGCCTAGAGCGCGAGGTGCACGAGCAGGGCGAGCGGCACGCGCGCCAGCTGGCGACCTTGCGTCGCCTGGTCTCCGGCGGCGGGCAGTTGTTCGTGGCGTTCCTCGGCAGCGCCCGCCAGCGCTTGGAGCGGGCGAAGAGCTTGCTCGCTCCGGGTCCCACGCCGCTCGCGCGCCTGGACGACGCGTTCCAGACCATCCACACCCTGAAGGGCGAGGCGGCGAGCTTCGAGATGACCGAGATCACGGGGCTCCTGGAGGGGGTCGAGAGCCGACTCTCCAGCCTGCGCGAGCAAGCCCGTGACGCTCCCTCGCGCCAGGCCGAGCTCGACGGCGACCTCGGAAGCGCGCTCGACGGTGTCGAGAAGCTGTTGAACGAGAGCGAGGAGCTGTTCATCGCTGCTTCACCTTCCGGGCGCGCCGCCCTGGAACAAGTCACGGTGCGGCGCTCGGACCTCGATGCCCTCTCGGCGATCGCGCAGAAGCAGGGCGGAGAGCTCGAGCTGATCAGTGAGCGGCTCCGCGCCTGCTCCGTGGGAGAGCACGTCGGGCCCCTGATCGAGCGCGCACCGGCCTGGGCCGAAGCCATCGGCAAGCGCGCCCGGCTGGAGCTCGAAGGCCGAGAGACGCGCATTCCCGAGGCTTTGGGCCGCGTGCTGCCGGGGGTCGTCACCCACCTGGTGAAGAACGCCATCGCCCACGGGATCGAGCGCCCCGAGCAGCGCCGGGCCGGCGACAAGCTCGAGGTGGGAACGGTGGGCATCATCGCGACAGTCGCGTCGGACCGACCCCGCATCGAGGTGTGGGACGACGGCCGGGGGGTCGAGAAGAACCCGGTCTTGGCGCAGGCCGTCGCAAAGGGCGACAAGCTCTCGGTCGAGACCGCCAACGACGGGTCGTTCCGAGTCGACGGGGCCAACACCAGCGACGACGCGTTGTCGGGCCGGGGCATGGGCCTGGCAGCGGTGGTCCGCGAGCTCGAGGCCGTGGGCTACCATCTCCTGGTCGAAGCCCGGGAGCCCTGCGGAACTCGCTTCATCCTGGCGCCCGGCAACAGCCAACCTCCCGGAGCGCGCGCATGA
- a CDS encoding TonB-dependent receptor → MKRRLSITTLILCLAAPSLAQAQASDEDTAELEGLLDESVVSSASKSAETTSTAPATSVSISAEELRRHGIRTVDEAINYLAMGMVTEKFFQSTDIGARGVTLRGDFGAHVLLMLDGHVLNEQWGAGSYYGRGTMVPIELVDHIEIVLGPGSVLYGSNAMLGVVHLVTKRAKDFKGAHFGVDTEIPTSIRGMAGVGHELQLFGTDAEVTFAAEYFAQFGPSFDFRAFDPGPDSVTGLPRRYSKEKPLGIWGGKGDDAHYTRAPGGYLRFRVGNTEAAVRAAVYKRTYPTNGGNFDDPDSFEQDRWLNVDLKHTFTVSKTLRLSARAYGDLYDYRQDWTSDGAEDCLPGQDSGCLWRLTGISMSTGLEPQAHLDWAGNGSFVTLLGVDGRLKQVKSKVDFIDNLTGSNPGSIGVYDEGERALGAYVQQTAAPVDFLALNAGVRLDADDRFGNHLSPRAAGTVFPWKGGALKAIYSEAFRAPTAFEIYYRDPLTQIPGGDGLDPEVVRSVEASFEQRFGRQRILIGAFRSWWKDLAVAVELSPQELADAIARGELEPAAAYGYQVRNLGSIENYGLNALYEGSAVTGRLRYGLSFTEAFTRLEDPGSDPVLLETAPSWFGNARISYDFAGGLPTAALATRFISRRQLNRGEPGFADPQIELRAALTGPVPGLTGLSYRLTANYTVVDDSPYVVGPPLPSGERLRAPVDRFRTGVGLQYDLGW, encoded by the coding sequence ATGAAGCGCCGGCTGTCGATCACGACCCTGATCCTGTGTTTGGCCGCGCCGAGCCTGGCTCAGGCCCAAGCGTCCGACGAGGACACCGCCGAGCTCGAAGGGCTGCTCGACGAGTCCGTGGTCTCTTCCGCCTCCAAATCCGCGGAGACCACCAGCACGGCGCCCGCCACCAGCGTGTCCATCAGCGCAGAGGAGCTGCGCCGCCACGGCATTCGGACCGTGGACGAGGCCATCAACTACCTGGCCATGGGCATGGTCACCGAAAAGTTCTTCCAGAGCACCGACATCGGCGCTCGCGGCGTGACTCTGCGCGGCGACTTCGGCGCCCACGTCCTCTTGATGCTCGACGGTCACGTCCTGAACGAGCAGTGGGGCGCGGGGAGCTACTACGGGCGGGGTACGATGGTGCCCATCGAGCTCGTCGATCACATCGAGATCGTGCTCGGGCCCGGCTCGGTCCTCTACGGGTCGAACGCCATGCTCGGCGTGGTGCACCTGGTGACCAAGCGCGCGAAGGACTTCAAGGGCGCGCACTTCGGCGTGGACACCGAGATCCCGACCAGCATCCGCGGCATGGCCGGAGTCGGCCACGAGCTCCAGCTGTTCGGCACCGACGCCGAGGTCACCTTCGCAGCGGAGTACTTCGCGCAGTTCGGGCCGAGCTTCGACTTCCGCGCGTTCGATCCGGGTCCCGACAGCGTCACGGGCTTGCCGCGGCGCTATTCCAAGGAGAAACCCCTCGGCATCTGGGGCGGCAAGGGTGACGACGCTCACTACACCCGCGCGCCTGGCGGCTACCTGCGCTTCCGCGTGGGCAACACCGAGGCGGCGGTCCGCGCGGCGGTCTACAAGCGCACCTATCCGACCAACGGCGGCAACTTCGACGACCCCGACAGCTTCGAGCAAGACCGCTGGCTCAACGTGGACTTGAAGCACACGTTCACGGTGTCCAAGACGCTACGGCTCAGCGCGCGCGCCTACGGCGATCTCTACGACTACCGCCAGGACTGGACCAGCGACGGCGCCGAAGACTGCCTGCCCGGGCAGGATTCCGGATGCCTCTGGCGCTTGACGGGCATCTCCATGTCCACCGGCCTCGAGCCCCAAGCGCACCTGGACTGGGCGGGGAACGGCAGCTTCGTCACGCTGCTCGGCGTGGACGGCCGCTTGAAGCAGGTCAAGTCGAAGGTCGATTTCATCGACAACCTGACCGGCTCGAACCCGGGGAGCATCGGGGTCTACGACGAGGGGGAACGCGCGCTCGGCGCCTACGTCCAGCAGACGGCGGCTCCGGTGGATTTCTTGGCGCTCAACGCCGGAGTCCGGCTCGACGCCGACGATCGCTTCGGCAACCACCTCTCGCCGCGCGCTGCCGGCACCGTCTTTCCTTGGAAGGGCGGCGCGCTCAAGGCCATCTACAGCGAGGCGTTTCGCGCACCCACCGCGTTCGAGATCTACTACCGCGATCCGCTCACTCAGATCCCGGGCGGCGACGGGCTCGACCCGGAGGTGGTGCGCTCGGTCGAGGCGTCGTTCGAGCAGCGCTTCGGCCGGCAGCGCATCCTGATCGGCGCGTTCCGATCTTGGTGGAAAGACCTGGCGGTGGCCGTGGAGCTCAGCCCGCAGGAGCTGGCTGACGCCATCGCCCGAGGCGAGCTCGAGCCGGCAGCGGCCTACGGCTATCAGGTGCGGAACCTCGGCAGCATCGAGAACTACGGTCTGAACGCGCTCTACGAAGGCTCTGCGGTGACCGGGCGGCTGCGCTACGGGCTCTCGTTCACCGAGGCCTTCACGCGGCTCGAGGATCCCGGCAGTGACCCCGTGCTGCTCGAGACCGCGCCGTCGTGGTTCGGCAACGCACGCATTTCCTACGACTTCGCCGGAGGCTTGCCGACCGCGGCGCTCGCCACTCGCTTCATCAGCCGGCGGCAGCTCAATCGCGGCGAGCCCGGCTTCGCGGATCCGCAGATCGAGCTCCGGGCCGCGCTCACCGGGCCGGTTCCCGGGCTCACCGGCCTCAGCTACCGCCTCACCGCGAACTACACGGTCGTGGACGACAGCCCGTATGTCGTCGGTCCACCGCTGCCGTCGGGTGAGCGCTTGCGCGCGCCGGTGGACCGCTTCCGCACCGGTGTCGGGCTCCAGTACGACCTCGGATGGTGA
- a CDS encoding HAD hydrolase family protein, producing MRPISELSAAEARGLEGLLFDLDDTLLDHGRLGETAYSSLFRLRESGLRLIAVTGRPAGWGEVVARQWPVDGAVTENGAVLLYRDDGGVRRLDAVPEAERRTRRIRVAEVVAKIGEAFPELAPADDVAARLSDFTFDIGERQRVAPEVVRAVAALAREHGARTQASSVHLHVSFDADDKATGAVRLVRLLWGTDPTLTRFHFAFIGDSENDAACFAGFRTTIAVQNFSGRPTVSPRYLTAAPRGAGFAEAAARVVELREGPG from the coding sequence ATGCGCCCAATCTCGGAGCTATCCGCCGCCGAAGCCCGGGGCCTCGAGGGCCTCCTGTTCGACCTGGACGACACCCTGCTCGATCACGGCCGGCTGGGTGAAACCGCGTACTCGTCGCTCTTTCGGCTGCGCGAGAGCGGCCTACGTCTGATCGCGGTGACGGGCAGACCCGCTGGCTGGGGCGAGGTCGTCGCGCGCCAGTGGCCCGTCGACGGCGCCGTGACGGAGAACGGCGCCGTGCTCCTGTACCGAGACGACGGTGGCGTACGCCGGCTGGACGCCGTGCCCGAAGCGGAGCGCCGCACGCGCCGCATCCGCGTCGCCGAGGTGGTGGCCAAGATAGGCGAGGCCTTCCCCGAGCTCGCTCCCGCGGACGACGTCGCGGCGCGCCTCAGCGACTTCACTTTCGACATCGGCGAGCGGCAGCGCGTCGCGCCCGAGGTGGTGCGGGCCGTCGCGGCTCTCGCCCGCGAGCACGGCGCGCGCACGCAGGCCTCGAGCGTGCACCTGCACGTGAGCTTCGACGCCGACGACAAGGCCACCGGCGCCGTACGCCTGGTCCGCCTGCTCTGGGGCACCGATCCCACGCTGACTCGCTTCCACTTCGCGTTCATCGGTGACAGCGAGAACGACGCAGCGTGCTTCGCCGGCTTTCGTACCACCATCGCGGTCCAGAACTTCTCCGGCCGCCCGACCGTTTCTCCGCGCTACCTGACGGCCGCGCCCCGCGGCGCGGGCTTCGCGGAAGCGGCGGCGCGCGTGGTCGAGCTGCGCGAAGGCCCGGGCTGA
- a CDS encoding aspartate aminotransferase family protein, giving the protein MSSEAELVALGGQYLYPNYRQPPLVIARGKGSELWDKSGKRYLDCHGGIAVSTLGHAHPRLVAAIAKQAGEVIHLSNYFYNEPNIHLAERLCKLTGMARAFFCNSGAEAMEGMLKLTRRHYFDKGQADRFRIIAFESSFHGRTLGALAATGQKKYRDGFGPLPGVTHVPYGDAGAVRAAMAPDVAGILFEPVQGEGGVLPAPAGFVAELRRIADEHGALLLADEIQTGIGRTGKFLCVQHDGVEPDVLALAKGLAGGVPIGAMLCKAHLEGVLPPGSHGSTFGGNPLASAAALTVLDVLEEEKILDNVNARGAQLASGLTALAKKHERLVATSRGSGLLQALVLRDGVDPRGVLEKLRDAGLLLSIAGAAGLRFSPPLVIRESELAEALAIVDRVLATA; this is encoded by the coding sequence ATGTCCAGCGAAGCCGAGCTCGTGGCCCTCGGAGGCCAGTACCTGTACCCGAACTACCGCCAGCCCCCGCTCGTGATCGCGCGCGGCAAGGGCTCGGAGCTCTGGGACAAAAGCGGCAAGCGCTACCTCGACTGCCACGGGGGCATCGCGGTGAGCACGCTGGGCCACGCGCACCCGCGCCTGGTGGCGGCCATCGCCAAGCAGGCCGGGGAGGTGATCCACCTCTCGAACTACTTCTACAACGAGCCGAACATCCACCTGGCCGAGCGCCTGTGCAAGCTGACGGGTATGGCCCGGGCCTTCTTCTGCAACTCCGGCGCGGAGGCGATGGAGGGGATGCTGAAGCTGACGCGGCGGCACTACTTCGACAAGGGCCAGGCGGACCGCTTCCGCATCATCGCCTTCGAGAGCTCGTTTCACGGTCGCACGCTGGGCGCGCTGGCGGCGACGGGGCAGAAGAAGTACCGCGACGGCTTCGGTCCGCTGCCGGGTGTGACGCACGTCCCCTACGGAGACGCTGGCGCGGTACGCGCCGCGATGGCGCCCGACGTCGCCGGCATCCTGTTCGAGCCCGTGCAGGGCGAGGGCGGGGTGCTGCCGGCACCCGCGGGCTTCGTCGCCGAGCTGCGCCGCATCGCCGACGAGCACGGGGCGCTCCTGCTCGCGGACGAGATCCAGACCGGCATCGGTCGCACCGGCAAGTTCCTGTGCGTGCAGCACGACGGCGTGGAGCCCGACGTCTTGGCGCTGGCCAAGGGCCTGGCAGGCGGCGTGCCGATCGGCGCCATGCTGTGCAAGGCGCACCTGGAGGGCGTGCTGCCGCCGGGCAGCCACGGCTCGACCTTCGGCGGCAACCCCCTGGCCTCGGCGGCGGCGCTGACCGTCCTGGACGTGCTCGAGGAAGAGAAGATCCTCGACAACGTGAATGCGCGCGGCGCCCAGCTGGCCTCGGGCCTGACCGCGCTGGCCAAGAAGCACGAGCGCCTGGTCGCGACCTCCCGAGGCAGCGGGCTGCTCCAGGCCCTGGTGCTGCGCGATGGCGTCGACCCGAGGGGGGTCCTGGAGAAGCTGCGGGACGCCGGCCTCCTGCTCAGCATCGCGGGCGCCGCCGGCCTGCGCTTCTCGCCGCCCTTGGTGATCCGAGAGAGCGAGCTCGCCGAGGCGCTGGCGATCGTCGATCGCGTTCTGGCTACGGCGTGA
- a CDS encoding response regulator: MSSERGQVVVMDDSWLILEKIRESLALAGYNVRTTTSLEVAAKLAKSSDLAVIDFHMPGMNGKEVLEHIKRTLPADSICQFYLYTSDPEQASRYRVHGFDGAFLKKGDDGALTTQVDAVFRTISLRKMALRMRRERREA; encoded by the coding sequence ATGAGCTCGGAGCGCGGACAGGTGGTCGTCATGGACGACAGCTGGCTGATCTTGGAGAAGATCCGCGAGTCCCTCGCGTTGGCTGGCTACAACGTCCGCACCACCACCAGCCTGGAGGTGGCGGCCAAGCTCGCGAAGAGCAGTGACCTGGCGGTGATCGACTTCCACATGCCCGGAATGAACGGCAAGGAAGTGCTGGAGCACATCAAGCGGACGCTGCCGGCGGACTCGATCTGTCAGTTCTACCTGTACACGTCCGATCCGGAGCAGGCCAGCCGCTACCGAGTCCACGGGTTCGACGGCGCGTTCTTGAAGAAGGGCGACGACGGCGCGCTGACGACCCAAGTCGATGCGGTGTTCCGCACCATCAGCCTGCGCAAGATGGCGCTCCGCATGAGGCGTGAACGCCGCGAGGCCTGA
- a CDS encoding peptidylprolyl isomerase codes for MTGGSAGVATGGGGTGDAGGAGGKPVIEMDTSLGKMVFELEPTDMPVTTANFLSYVDSGFYDGTIIHRVLPDFVIQGGGYATGLVAKTANPPIKLETSPAVQHDYGVISMARTSDPDSADSQFFVVNAKAGSHSLDGSYAAFGRMLEGGAVLDAISGVPTQSQSGLEDVPVTEIVVKSVTRKP; via the coding sequence ATGACCGGCGGCAGCGCGGGAGTCGCCACGGGCGGCGGCGGGACGGGCGACGCCGGCGGTGCTGGTGGCAAGCCAGTGATCGAGATGGATACCAGCCTGGGGAAGATGGTGTTCGAGCTCGAGCCCACCGACATGCCGGTGACCACGGCGAACTTCCTGAGCTACGTCGACTCGGGGTTCTACGACGGCACGATCATCCACCGCGTGCTCCCCGACTTCGTGATCCAGGGCGGCGGCTACGCCACGGGACTGGTGGCGAAGACCGCGAATCCGCCGATCAAGCTCGAGACCAGCCCTGCCGTCCAACACGACTACGGCGTGATCTCCATGGCGCGGACCTCCGATCCCGACAGCGCTGACAGCCAGTTCTTCGTGGTCAACGCCAAGGCCGGCTCGCACAGTCTGGACGGCAGCTACGCGGCGTTCGGTCGCATGCTCGAAGGCGGCGCCGTGCTCGACGCCATCAGCGGCGTCCCGACGCAGAGTCAGTCGGGCCTGGAGGACGTGCCGGTCACGGAGATCGTCGTGAAGTCGGTCACGCGCAAGCCGTGA
- a CDS encoding molybdopterin-dependent oxidoreductase yields the protein MANVHLRVCPLCEATCGLSIETEGDRVTKIRGDELDAFSRGYICPKGVALGDLHHDPDRLRRPLRRRGERWVEVGWDEALDEAAERLAAVQREHGKDAVAVYLGNPTVHNLGALLFGPPFVRALGTKSRFSATSVDQLAHHVAAWAMFGHQLLLPVPDVDRTDFFLLIGSNPLASNGSLMTAPDVKRRLSDIRARGGKLVLVDPRRTETAEIADHHHFIRPGTDVYLLAALLQVIFAEKLERTGRLAAHTVRLSEARRAVEGFSPELAQKHTGIAAQEVRTLARSLAGARSAVVHSRMGASTQEHGGLCQWLTQLLNLVTGNLDRPGGAMFTTPALDAFRFASSGHLGVWRSRVRGLPEFGGELPVAVLAEEMETPGAGQIRALVTHAGNPVLSTPDGRRLERALAGLDYFVAIDFYKNETTRHAHLILPPTGPLEHDHYDAAFYLLAVRNFAKYSPAVFPKPAAARHEHEIFSGLTQRLLARAPLRRRLPERVLGWLGPAGMLDLGLRSGPHGLRRGPNGLSLARLRREPHGVDLGPLVPRLPGALRTKQRRIDAAPELFVAALAALVDAEPPSATELSLIGRRQLRGCNSWMHNVPRLMTGRERCTLLIHPDDARAREISQGDRVRVRSRVGEVELPVEVSDEVMRGVVSIPHGFGHDRPGTALGVAERHAGASINDLTDPERVDAVTGAAAFSGVPVEVTRITP from the coding sequence GTGGCCAACGTACATCTGAGAGTTTGTCCCCTGTGTGAGGCGACCTGCGGGCTCAGCATCGAGACGGAAGGGGATCGGGTCACCAAGATCCGAGGCGACGAGCTCGACGCGTTCAGTCGCGGCTACATCTGCCCGAAGGGTGTGGCTCTCGGCGATCTGCACCACGATCCCGATCGGCTGAGGCGCCCGCTTCGTCGGCGGGGCGAGCGTTGGGTCGAGGTGGGTTGGGACGAAGCCCTAGACGAGGCCGCCGAGCGTCTCGCCGCGGTGCAACGCGAGCACGGCAAGGACGCAGTCGCCGTCTACCTCGGCAACCCCACCGTTCACAATCTGGGCGCGCTGCTCTTCGGGCCCCCCTTCGTGCGTGCGCTCGGCACCAAGAGCCGCTTCTCGGCCACCTCCGTGGATCAGCTCGCGCACCACGTCGCCGCCTGGGCCATGTTCGGTCATCAGCTGCTCTTGCCCGTGCCCGACGTGGACCGCACCGACTTCTTCCTGCTCATCGGCAGCAATCCCCTGGCCTCGAACGGCTCGCTGATGACGGCGCCGGACGTGAAGCGGCGGCTCTCCGACATCCGGGCCCGGGGCGGCAAGCTCGTGCTGGTGGACCCGCGCCGCACGGAGACCGCCGAGATCGCCGACCACCATCACTTCATTCGGCCCGGCACCGACGTCTACCTCCTGGCGGCTCTGCTCCAGGTGATCTTCGCGGAGAAGCTCGAGCGGACGGGACGCCTCGCCGCCCACACCGTGCGGCTCTCGGAGGCGCGGCGCGCGGTAGAAGGCTTCTCCCCGGAGCTCGCGCAGAAACACACCGGTATCGCTGCTCAGGAGGTTCGGACCCTGGCGCGCTCACTGGCGGGCGCCAGGAGCGCCGTCGTCCATTCGCGCATGGGCGCCTCGACCCAGGAGCACGGCGGTCTCTGCCAATGGCTGACCCAGCTCTTGAACCTGGTCACCGGCAACCTGGACAGGCCCGGCGGTGCCATGTTCACCACGCCCGCGCTCGACGCGTTCCGCTTCGCCAGTAGCGGGCACCTGGGTGTCTGGCGCTCGCGGGTCAGGGGCCTTCCCGAGTTCGGCGGCGAGCTGCCGGTGGCGGTGCTGGCCGAAGAGATGGAGACGCCCGGCGCCGGACAGATCCGCGCGCTGGTCACCCACGCCGGCAACCCGGTGCTCTCGACTCCGGACGGCCGCCGCTTGGAGCGCGCGCTCGCGGGGCTCGACTACTTCGTGGCGATCGACTTCTACAAGAACGAGACCACGCGGCACGCCCACCTGATCTTGCCGCCGACGGGCCCTCTGGAGCACGACCACTACGACGCCGCCTTCTACCTGCTCGCGGTGCGAAACTTCGCCAAGTACTCACCGGCGGTCTTCCCGAAGCCGGCCGCGGCGCGCCACGAGCACGAGATCTTCTCGGGGTTGACCCAGCGCCTGCTCGCGCGCGCGCCGCTCCGCCGGCGCCTGCCGGAGCGCGTGCTCGGCTGGCTCGGCCCGGCGGGAATGTTGGACCTCGGGCTGCGCTCCGGGCCTCATGGGCTTCGGCGCGGACCCAATGGTTTGAGCCTCGCGCGACTGCGTCGCGAGCCCCACGGCGTGGACCTCGGCCCGCTCGTGCCGCGCCTTCCGGGCGCGCTGCGCACGAAGCAGCGGCGCATCGACGCAGCTCCCGAGCTCTTCGTCGCAGCGCTCGCGGCTCTGGTGGACGCGGAGCCTCCCTCCGCGACCGAGCTCTCGCTCATCGGCAGGCGGCAGCTCCGCGGCTGCAACTCCTGGATGCACAACGTGCCCCGCCTGATGACCGGGCGGGAGCGCTGCACGCTCTTGATACATCCCGACGACGCGCGGGCCCGCGAGATCTCGCAGGGCGACCGAGTGCGGGTGCGCTCGAGGGTCGGGGAAGTCGAGCTCCCGGTCGAGGTGAGCGACGAGGTGATGCGTGGCGTGGTGAGCATCCCTCACGGATTCGGGCACGATCGTCCCGGAACCGCGCTGGGCGTCGCGGAGCGTCACGCCGGCGCGAGCATAAACGACCTCACCGACCCCGAGCGGGTCGACGCTGTGACCGGCGCCGCGGCCTTCTCCGGCGTGCCGGTCGAAGTCACGCGCATCACGCCGTAG